Proteins from a single region of Vanessa tameamea isolate UH-Manoa-2023 chromosome 23, ilVanTame1 primary haplotype, whole genome shotgun sequence:
- the LOC113401889 gene encoding uncharacterized protein LOC113401889 isoform X2, giving the protein MDDREKTERNEENSTKEETSDGREKVTNKPICQIIDDAGPSRVISLPGAVPQCLKNNTRLKPGVSKSEHNIRQIITTKDVANALRLTSLSYATNQVQNIDLKELKIPILDTNDKDNDDITLIELKRFMASCFKLNKDVTNLNETSNINIHAAISTIANDLVQNVPDVSLTANNATVTKTVVTNTDLAQPKVFEGNKNKHPDSLSEKSDFAVTQRDSLSSIGSNVCRICMTRGRERLISPCNCKGSLANVHLSCLQRWLNQVGRNHCELCGYSYPAIRTPRYTVLQALRLWFCNPRNRSHLQSDCLIFWLISTVTAGLLAVCIVGTQYFVTEGISHRITETAMDFFMAIVLCGYSVTVYFLWKDHYVMWNRWRRANVNVQLLLTPDSNPVPFLPRSRYNVV; this is encoded by the exons ATGGACGATCGAGAAAAAACTGAACGCAATGAAGAAAATTCTACAAAAGAAGAAACAAGCGATGGAAGAGAGAAAGTAACTAACAAACCAATTTGCCAAATCATTGATGACGCTGGTCCGTCAAGAGTCATAAGCTTACCTGGGGCTGTTCCACAGTGTCTTAAAAATAACACTAGACTCAAACCAGGAGTATCGAAATCAGAACATAATATACGACAAATCATCACAACCAAAGATGTCGCCAATGCACTTAGGCTTACCTCACTAAGCTATGCAACCAATCAAGTGCAAAATATTGACTTAAAAGAACTTAAAATACCTATTCTAGATACAAATGACAAAGATAATGATGATATAACATTAATAGAACTAAAACGCTTTATGGCTTCTTGTTTCAAACTAAACAAAGACGTAACTAATCTTAATGaaacatcaaatataaatatacatgccGCGATAAGTACTATTGCGAATGATCTCGTACAAAATGTTCCAGATGTAAGTCTCACAGCAAATAATGCAACCGTTACTAAGACAGTGGTTACAAATACTGATCTTGCGCAACCTAAAGTATTTGAAGGAAATAAGAATAAGCATCCAGACAGTTTGTCTGAAAAATCAGATTTCGCAGTGACACAAAGAGATTCTCTTTCAAGTATTGGCTCGAATGTTTGCAGAATTTGTATGACTAGAGGAAGGGAGAG ATTAATATCGCCTTGCAACTGCAAGGGATCCTTGGCTAACGTCCATCTTTCTTGCTTGCAAAGGTGGCTTAATCAAGTGGGTAGGAACCACTGCGAGCTCTGCGGTTACAG CTACCCGGCGATTCGCACGCCTCGTTACACGGTCCTCCAAGCGCTGCGACTGTGGTTCTGCAATCCACGAAATAGGAGTCATCTTCAG TCCGATTGCTTGATATTTTGGCTGATTTCAACAGTGACAGCCGGCTTGCTGGCGGTATGCATCGTTGGCACACAGTATTTTGTGACTGAGG GTATATCTCATCGAATCACAGAAACGGCGATGGATTTCTTTATGGCAATAGTTCTGTGTGGCTATTCAGTGACAGTATACTTTCTATGGAAAGACCATTACGTAATGTGGAACCGTTGGCGGAGGGCAAACGTCAATGTGCAACTGTTATTAACCCCCGACTCGAACCCTGTGCCATTTCTCCCGAGGTCTAGATATAACGTTGTttga
- the LOC113401889 gene encoding uncharacterized protein LOC113401889 isoform X1 codes for MDDREKTERNEENSTKEETSDGREKVTNKPICQIIDDAGPSRVISLPGAVPQCLKNNTRLKPGVSKSEHNIRQIITTKDVANALRLTSLSYATNQVQNIDLKELKIPILDTNDKDNDDITLIELKRFMASCFKLNKDVTNLNETSNINIHAAISTIANDLVQNVPDVSLTANNATVTKTVVTNTDLAQPKVFEGNKNKHPDSLSEKSDFAVTQRDSLSSIGSNVCRICMTRGRERLISPCNCKGSLANVHLSCLQRWLNQVGRNHCELCGYSYPAIRTPRYTVLQALRLWFCNPRNRSHLQSDCLIFWLISTVTAGLLAVCIVGTQYFVTEGNNFGKPDAIRKNEGISHRITETAMDFFMAIVLCGYSVTVYFLWKDHYVMWNRWRRANVNVQLLLTPDSNPVPFLPRSRYNVV; via the exons ATGGACGATCGAGAAAAAACTGAACGCAATGAAGAAAATTCTACAAAAGAAGAAACAAGCGATGGAAGAGAGAAAGTAACTAACAAACCAATTTGCCAAATCATTGATGACGCTGGTCCGTCAAGAGTCATAAGCTTACCTGGGGCTGTTCCACAGTGTCTTAAAAATAACACTAGACTCAAACCAGGAGTATCGAAATCAGAACATAATATACGACAAATCATCACAACCAAAGATGTCGCCAATGCACTTAGGCTTACCTCACTAAGCTATGCAACCAATCAAGTGCAAAATATTGACTTAAAAGAACTTAAAATACCTATTCTAGATACAAATGACAAAGATAATGATGATATAACATTAATAGAACTAAAACGCTTTATGGCTTCTTGTTTCAAACTAAACAAAGACGTAACTAATCTTAATGaaacatcaaatataaatatacatgccGCGATAAGTACTATTGCGAATGATCTCGTACAAAATGTTCCAGATGTAAGTCTCACAGCAAATAATGCAACCGTTACTAAGACAGTGGTTACAAATACTGATCTTGCGCAACCTAAAGTATTTGAAGGAAATAAGAATAAGCATCCAGACAGTTTGTCTGAAAAATCAGATTTCGCAGTGACACAAAGAGATTCTCTTTCAAGTATTGGCTCGAATGTTTGCAGAATTTGTATGACTAGAGGAAGGGAGAG ATTAATATCGCCTTGCAACTGCAAGGGATCCTTGGCTAACGTCCATCTTTCTTGCTTGCAAAGGTGGCTTAATCAAGTGGGTAGGAACCACTGCGAGCTCTGCGGTTACAG CTACCCGGCGATTCGCACGCCTCGTTACACGGTCCTCCAAGCGCTGCGACTGTGGTTCTGCAATCCACGAAATAGGAGTCATCTTCAG TCCGATTGCTTGATATTTTGGCTGATTTCAACAGTGACAGCCGGCTTGCTGGCGGTATGCATCGTTGGCACACAGTATTTTGTGACTGAGGGTAACAATTTTGGTAAGCCCGATGCCATTAGAAAGAATgaag GTATATCTCATCGAATCACAGAAACGGCGATGGATTTCTTTATGGCAATAGTTCTGTGTGGCTATTCAGTGACAGTATACTTTCTATGGAAAGACCATTACGTAATGTGGAACCGTTGGCGGAGGGCAAACGTCAATGTGCAACTGTTATTAACCCCCGACTCGAACCCTGTGCCATTTCTCCCGAGGTCTAGATATAACGTTGTttga